In a single window of the Dreissena polymorpha isolate Duluth1 chromosome 3, UMN_Dpol_1.0, whole genome shotgun sequence genome:
- the LOC127870827 gene encoding SPARC-like, producing MEHIGLFLLTLYLGRSGVSAADYPFDADYLVPPKCRACDVKSCPLLTFCAGVVVKDQCGCCPRCSSDLFQPHVEPHKPPPAERPTASPPEPTFTSSGEACLRRRCPRFKMCVVNQQGLPICTCSSEFICQRRQTRRNNRNKEGLVAICGTDGVTYPSRCYLKVAYCNSKRRIKHKHDGACMTDEVTDVRGGKDTEKDKPVEAIINKIYQNYSEMLLYKQEHKRLGEEKRRELKHRREERQRENKKKKLGEQNNLRLRSRRMKRRNQSYNMFRFNNDMLFGRQTQWSSSQVRKSKI from the exons ATGGAACATATCGGATTATTCCTACTGACTCTGTACCTCGGCAGGTCGGGTGTGTCGGCCGCTGACTACCCGTTTGATGCCGACTACCTGGTGCCGCCGAAGTGCCGCGCGTGTGACGTCAAGTCGTGTCCCCTTCTTACGTTCTGCGCCGGCGTCGTCGTGAAGGACCAGTGTGGCTGCTGTCCGCGCTGCTCTTCGGACCTATTCCAGCCGCACGTGGAGCCGCACAAGCCGCCACCGGCGGAAAGGCCAACAGCTAGCCCGCCGGAACCGACGTTCACCTCTTCAG GTGAAGCCTGCCTCAGGCGTCGGTGTCCCAGATTCAAGATGTGCGTCGTCAACCAGCAAGGGCTGCCTATATGTACATGCTCAAGCGAGTTCATATGTCAACGGCGGCAGACGAGGCGGAACAACCGAAATAAAGAGGGACTAGTGGCGATATGTGGAACTGACGGTGTAACGTATCCGTCAAGGTGCTACTTGAAAGTTGCTTATTGCAACAGCAAACGGCGTATCAAACATAAGCATGACGGCGCCTGCATGACTGATGAAGTCACAGACGTCAGGGGTGGAAAAGACACGGAGAAGGACAAGCCTGTAGAGGCGATAATAAACAAGATTTATCAGAATTATAGCGAAATGCTACTATATAAACAAGAACACAAACGGCTTGGAGAAGAAAAACGAAGAGAACTGAAACATCGACGCGAGGAGAGACAACGggaaaataagaagaaaaaattaGGCGAGCAGAATAATCTGCGACTCAGAAGCCGCCGAATGAAGAGAAGGAACCAGAGCTACAACATGTTCCGATTCAACAACGACATGCTGTTTGGGAGACAAACACAATGGAGTAGCAGTCAGGTTAGAAAGAGTAAGATATAA
- the LOC127870825 gene encoding uncharacterized protein LOC127870825 isoform X3, with protein MEHIGLFLLSLYLGCSGLSAGGYQFDDDYLVPPKCRACDVKSCPLLTFCAGVVLKDQCGCCQRCSSDLFQPHVQPYKSPPPEMPTASPPTTTAPSLVDVCEKRQCPKFKLCVVNQQGLPICTCPSELICRRKRTRRNNRNKEGTADICGTDGVTYQSKCHLKVANCNSERRIKYKHDGVCTADDVSDARRGKDKGESKPGKQIINKLDQISSEEKLDKLEQKRLRKEKRKERKQRRKEKERKRKKDPLSENNKRRARNRRMKRRNEGYSVYPSNYDMLFGSQTQWSSNQVRKSKI; from the exons ATGGAACATATCGGACTATTTCTTCTGAGTCTGTACCTCGGGTGTTCGGGTTTGTCGGCCGGTGGATACCAGTTCGATGACGACTACCTGGTGCCGCCGAAGTGCCGCGCGTGTGACGTCAAGTCGTGTCCCCTTCTGACGTTCTGCGCAGGCGTCGTATTGAAGGACCAGTGCGGATGCTGCCAGCGCTGCTCCTCGGATCTCTTCCAGCCGCACGTGCAGCCATACAAGTCGCCTCCACCGGAAATGCCGACAGCTAGTCCGCCGACAACAACGGCACCGTCGTTAG TTGACGTGTGCGAGAAGCGGCAATGTCCCAAATTCAAGTTGTGCGTCGTCAACCAGCAAGGATTGCCCATCTGCACCTGCCCGAGCGAGCTAATCTGCCGGCGCAAGCGAACGAGACGCAACAACCGCAACAAAGAAGGAACAGCAGACATATGTGGAACTGACGGTGTTACATACCAGTCAAAGTGTCATTTGAAAGTTGCCAACTGCAACAGCGAACGACGTATCAAATATAAGCATGACGGTGTATGCACGGCTGATGACGTCTCAGACGCTAGACGTGGTAAAGACAAGGGTGAAAGCAAGCCAGGAAAGCAGATAATAAACAAATTAGATCAGATTTCCAGTGAAGAGAAGCTCGATAAACTGGAACAAAAACGGCTGCGGAAAGAAAAGCGCAAAGAACGGAAACAGCGGCGCAAGGAAAAGGAACGGAAACGTAAGAAGGATCCATTAAGCGAAAACAACAAACGCCGAGCTAGAAACCGGCGGATGAAGAGAAGGAACGAGGGCTACAGCGTGTACCCATCGAACTACGACATGCTTTTTGGGAGTCAAACACAATGGAGTAGCAATCAGGTCAGGAAGAGTAAGATATGA